Within Gammaproteobacteria bacterium, the genomic segment ACCCGCCTGGTGCGCCGGGGAGTGCGCCGCGCCCTGCTGGCCACCGACCTCCCCTTCCTCAGTTACGCCACCCCGGCGCAGGCGCTGGGCAACGCCGGCCGGCTGGTACGCGAGGCGGGGGCGGAAATGGTCAAGCTGGAAGGCGGCGCGGAACTGACCGAGACCGTGCGCCTGCTGGTCGGCGCCGGCATCCCGGTATGCGGTCACCTGGGTCTGCGGCCCCAGTCCGTGCTCCGGCTGGGCGGCCACCGGGCCCCGAAACGCAAACGGGAAGACGACGACAGGCTGCTGGAAGACGCCCTGGCGCTGCAAGAGGCCGGCGCCGCCCTGCTGGTGCTGGAATGCGTGCCCGCGGCCCTGGCGCAGCGGGTCACCGCCGCCCTGTCCATCCCCACGATCGGGATCGGCGCCGGCCCCCACTGCGACGGCCAAGTGCTGGTGCTCTACGACCTGCTCGGGATCGGCGAGCGCCGCCCCTCCTTCAGCCGGGACTTCCTGGCGACGGGCGGCGGCATCCGCGGCGCCGTGC encodes:
- the panB gene encoding 3-methyl-2-oxobutanoate hydroxymethyltransferase; protein product: MARVSAASLQRLRRKGEKIACLTAYDAGCAAILDSAGVEVVLVGDSLGMVLHGEATTLHVRMQDMIYHTRLVRRGVRRALLATDLPFLSYATPAQALGNAGRLVREAGAEMVKLEGGAELTETVRLLVGAGIPVCGHLGLRPQSVLRLGGHRAPKRKREDDDRLLEDALALQEAGAALLVLECVPAALAQRVTAALSIPTIGIGAGPHCDGQVLVLYDLLGIGERRPSFSRDFLATGGGIRGAVREYVRQVKDGGFPGAAETPA